Part of the Peromyscus leucopus breed LL Stock chromosome 6, UCI_PerLeu_2.1, whole genome shotgun sequence genome, tatatacatatacatatatatagagataCACACAGTGTATTTATTATATTCAGCAGGTATATATGCAATGCAACAATTCTAGGTGTGCCACTTTACATGCCCTTGAAGGGAAGACTGACAAGGTTTGAGCAGTGTTTTCCTAGAGCATTCTAATAACTGATAGATACGTGGCATCCAAATTCTCATGGCGGCTCTCTAAGATAGGTGGGTGATATCTCTATTTATAAGACAGGTGGGTGATATCCCCATCTATAAGATAGGTGGgcgagctgggcagtggtggcacacgcctttgatcccagcactcgggagctagaggcaggtttatctttgtgagttcaaggccagcctggtctatagagtgagatccaggaaaggtgcaaagctacacagagaaaccctgtctcgaaaaccaagaaaaaaaaaaaaagataggtaaGCAATGTCCCCATCTATAAGATGGGTGGGTGATATCCCTCCCCATTTTCCACATGAAAAAATTAGCTTTCAGGTCGAGGTAGTGTAGTGTCTGAGCACTTCCCTAGTGTGTGTGAAGTACCACCAACACTACTAATaaatagtaacaataaataattgttaaattttaaaaagagagaagtaaCTCTCAGGGGAAATATGATAATTTTGCATAGACAGAGTGATCACCTCACTAATCAGGTTATGTATGCTTCCCAAGAATTTGagctgagaaacaggagaaacgGCCAAGACTGTAAATCGGAAGATAAGATGGGCCTAGTGAACATGCTCAGCAGGGCAGGGCACTcacctccaagcctgacaacctaaggaCAAGCCTAAGAGCCCACATAGAAGGAGAGCattgactcccacaagctgttttCTGACCACAAGCAtgctatgcatacacacacacacacacacagagagagagagagagagagagagagagagagagagagagagagagagagagagagagaaaataaatgttttaaaaaagagagagagagaagtctgtaATGACACAGGAGAATGAGGAGGTGGGCCTTTAAAAACTGTAAGTAGAAAACCAAACTGTCAGCCAGCTTTCTTTTGCGGTGACAAAATACCTGTGGTAAGTCAGTGTTGGCTCAGGTGTCAGGGATCTCGGCCCATGATTGGTTGGCTTCATTGCTttgggtctggagtgaggcaggATGTCATAGTGGAAACATATGGTGGGACAAAGCTGCTTTATTTCATGGTGACCAAAAACAGGTATAGGGAGGCAGACCAGGGTCCCCAAATCCCCTTCAAGGGCCACACCCCAGTGACCTGATTTCTTTCTAAGCAGGCCCAGCTCCTGAGTGGTTCCACATCTCCCAGTAGCACCAAAGACTGGGACTAAGCCTTTAGCACGTGGTCTCTGGGGGACATTTAAAGTACAAAGgaagccaagaaacaaacaaacaaaaaaaatgtagacGGAAGAATAAGTGGCCTGGGATTTCAGTTCAGTGGTTTCCGCTTCCAGGAGAGTCGTCCTGCTGCTGTCTGAGGGTGGAAGTGTCGCTCCTGGGAGTAAGCGTTTCTAGAGCAGGTCTCAAAATCATAGGGTTCCTAAACTTCGAGTGAGCCCAGGATGTCTGTCCTGGGGTCTTCCGAGGTCATGAAAGCTGCTGCCCCATGGTGTTCCAGCCTACTGCCCACACAGGCagttcttctctgtctttctggaaTAGCTAGAGGGCATAGTGCTCCATCAAACCAAACTCCCTCGGGAGGCAGTCTGGGCCCCGGAAACTGGGAGCTCGAAGAGAGCGGAGTGAACCGTGATTGACAACAAACAAGCCAGTATGTGCTCCACCAAGAGTAAGAAGCTGTCTATGTATTTTAAGGACCAAGTGAAGTGGGTGTCACCAGTGCTTTCTAAAGGAAACCTTAAATTCGAGGATGGATTTAAGGAGAACAGCAGCTGGGAAGTCTGTCCagaggccatttctccagcctagaGCATGATAGTGACGGAAAGAAAAAGACCTACGACTTCACAGTAGATCAAATATGTACGAGTGATGTGTCGGGGGTAACCACACGTTTACTGTGGTGTTGCCCTGCTTAAGGTGGGCAGTGCTGGGAGAGGACTAGTGAGAAGTGACAGTTCCACTCAGTTTCTAACGAGTGTCAGTATCTAAAAGTAATTGCTGTAATGAAGAGTCAATGCAGCGTGTCCAGTAACAATCAGTGAGGGGGAACCGACCCTTCTTGACAGTACAGACAACCCCAAGCCCCTTCCCCAGCCCGCTGAGTAAAGGCAACAGTTCTGAAACCTCACAGGCACAGCCAAGCAAGGAGGGAAAAGCAGGTTCCACATAGGCAACGATCATTCATCTGGACACTAATGCTGACAAAGGGGTGGGACGGAGCCCCAGAAAACTTCGAGGCAATAAGGAtcgaagcaaaagaaaaaaaaacggtTCAGTCACCAAAGAAGAAGATCAGAGGCATTATTATGTGACAGAagttataacaatcaaaattatgaaagacttttgttttatgttgtgtcTGAGAAAGCACAGCCAGGGTGAGAGGGAataaaaggaaggggagaaagagtgGACGTATTAATATGGATATCATTATGTCggatataaattttaaaaggacaGCCCTAAATTATTTGAAGTGAAAGGCAAACTGTGAGGAGAGAGGTTGAAAACGTGAAGAGAATAAGCCCCATAAGTGAGTGGAATCAAAGACAGACTGAATAATGTAAAGTGTGAACTCAAGGGATGAGAAGCAAAGGCCAAGATAAATTACAGGAGGTGAAAGCGGCAGCGGCCGCAGAGGGAAGAGggaccagaaacaaacaaaccaaagtcaGATGCAAATGCCACGTGGAGCAACAAGACcaggtgaaaaaaattaaaatgtttttaatcctctcattaaaaaaaaaaaaatcaaaaccccaCAGAACCGTAAGAAAAGAGTCGGGGATCCGACATGAGGCAAGACGCACACAGCGTCATTGTGGAAACTAAATGTGTTTTCTGTTTAGTGGGGTGGCTTTGTGAGTCTGGAACCATTTTGACATGTGGAAATATTCATTTTGATGTGCTTAAAGTGTATTGATTATGGTAATTGTTTTTTCTGTGTTAGTTGCAGTCCATTGTGATTTCCTATGGGCTACTGTAATTGCTTTTTAACCTGCTCTGTTGGCTAATTTGGGCTGGGGGAGCCAAGGTGACCTCTGCATATGGGCCTCACTATAATTACTAGGTAAGAGTAGCAGCGGAGACCAGCCGAAGAGAAATCGACAAAGGCAGGCCATGTGCTTGTGTACCCCAGAGAGGAGCCCATGCTGAGCAGAGGGGACCGAGTAGCCATGCCACTCACTCAGCCACTGGCCTTCGGCTCCGGCTCCGGTGCCTTTAGCTCTCCCGGCCCTCTGCAGCTTCCCCGATCTACTTTTGCTGACCTCAGAAATGGAGGAAGCACTTCCTGATTCACGCCTTCACCTTGTCACTCACTTTCTGTTTTTCCTATGGCGGAGTTCTCAGAAGTCCTATAAAATAGATTATATTTGGGAGTCGCCTGTCGGTCTCACGTATACTTTGTACCCGAGTCTGGATTGTCACTGGGTCTATGGCCACCCTGGGTTGAGCATTGGGATTTCTGTTTTCTCAATGGGTCAGTTGGCCATTAAAATAAAGATGACCTTATTTGAGAAATCAGTATGACTCCCATAAGGCCATATACGTCTCTCTCTTGACATTCTGTCCTTCATCGTATCAAACATTAGCGGGTAGTTATCATATCATTTGCGTCCATATATTGAGCCTTTATTATCAGGAGCTCCCCCTTGGTAACCATAGAAACAGCTGGAAGAGGATAGTTCCATCATTATCTCAGTTTACAGACGGATTGAAGgcttgggaagagggagaaactCGAGATGGTAACTCACTGCTTCTTCCAAATTAAATCGGAAGCTGTAGCTCTGCTAGCAAACCTAACCCCACAGCCAAGCATTTAACATTGAAATCACCTGTCTCCACTCACGGGCATGCTTCCCAGATTCCACCCCAGGATTCCATGCTTTGAAGTGCACGTGCAGGAATGAGAACATCATAAATAGATTTCTCTACGTTCTGAGTGGGGTTTTTTCACATTCTCATTTCTTAATGAAGACACATTTTTAGATAAAAGTCAAGTTTCCTTAGTTCTTTTTCTCAAAtcattttcttccctctaaaAGCAGCTACAGCGATAAAGGGGGTTTGGGTATGTCTtgtttttccccttctttcttatCATCATGATCATCATTGCTATCTGTCTTTCAGTCCTGGAGATTCAGCCATGTTCCTTAAACGTATGAGGCAAGTGCTGAATCACTGAACCACAGCTTCAGCCTTTACCAGGTTGCTCTAATCGTTACAGACCTGTGCATCTATGAAAATAGGTTTTTGCATTTGAATGTATACTTTCATAGTTTACATAAATGTCAGTGTAGTCCTCACATGCTctgcagtttgctttctttgggcCACGTCGACTTTAAGATCCATCTATGTTATActttgagattttcatttaagttCCCAGGGCCTATTAACTGCCCTCCCGTTACAGTGACTTGAAAATGAAGAAGCATATTGCCCAAAGATCTCAAATCATTTCTTGTTTGATGAGGAGGGAAACCTCTGGCCGGAAGAGCTGTCTGCCATCTCTAATTTGAAGGCTGGGTGGGGGTATCTTTCAAGTGTGAGCCGCAGCTCTGAGGTGAAAGCATCTGGTCTAGGCTGGAGTAATCTGTGCTGGCTGGGTGAGGGATGAGGAGAGGCTTTTAAACACAATTATGCACAGCGCATGTGCTATGGAAGATGCCACGGCTCCCTCCCGGCAAGATCCCGTCATGCTGGTGTTGATGGCTGCGCTCCTCTGCGATGGGCGAAACAGAACCAGAGTAGACAAACATCTCTCCAGCATTTGTCTGACACACAGATAAAGACTCGGGTCTCGGTGCTCCCTCTGTAGTTGGTGAACATTTGTGGAACACCAATAGTGAAGCAGACACAGGACATGCAGCTGCTTGCAATACTGTTTCCGGCTAAGAAGGAGCCTTGGTGAgtttttctgtctgtgttttaTTAAAGGTCCACACACGTTCCTGTCGGGGAGGATCAAGTCCAGCACATGGAACTTGTTCAGGATCTAGCTCGAAGTTTCAACCAGAAGTATGGGGAGTTGTTTCCATTGCCCAAGTCCATTCTCAGTAAGTGACAAGTGGGTGGTTATGACATCTGGGCACACACTGAAGAGTCAGTGGACTGGAGACCTGGAACTTCGATGGGACTAAATTTGGGATTCTTAACTGGAATCCTTGTTGTTTGGGGTTATGTGGGACTAGGAGATGATATTGGAGtctagaaaacattaaaaaaaaaaaaaaatgatgagatgggctgtggcggcacacacctttaattccagcgctaaggaggcagaggcagaggcaggtggatctctgtgagttccaggccagccaggtctacagagtgagttccaggacaggctccaaagctacacagagaaaccctgtctcaaaaaggaaaaacagaattgTAAAATATgggagaaacttttaaaaaaaaatcataattttagtTTCTAAAATATATGTCAATAGATTATATAAAACAAGATTTGATTTGATAGAGCAAATTACATGCCCTATTTTACACATTGGCCAACTAAGGCTCAGCAAAGCTCACTCTGTGTTCAAGTCACATGTCCAGTTGATCCCAAAGCCTCACCCTTCCTTAACATTCACAGTCAGACAAATGTCAGGAGAATGAGAAGTGCTCAGTCCTAGTCCAGACAAAATGAGGAAGAACGGATGATCCCCAAAGGTGGTTTTCCGAGATGAGCAGAAGGGATGGGGCAGTGCATCTGAAATGCCAGCCTCGGCTCTGCTAGGGTGTCTCACGCGTTGAAGTCAGCCTCCTTTTTAGCAAacaggatttctgttgctgttttaccCACTTCAGTCTTATCTTTAATAGCCATAAACAAAGCAGGTATCAATAACACTGGTGTATGGAACATAGCTTAAcacccccctctgtgtgtgtgtgtttctatgactgtgtgtatgtgtgtgtgcatgtgcctgtaaaTATATAATTCTGTGTAGAGATGTGGAAGGATTGTCACAGATGGTTAAATGCAGCATTCCTACAGCAaggtgggaagtggaggcaggagaatggccagCTAGCCTAGGGGATGCTGCATAGTGGCGGAAAAAAAGAGATAACCTGCCTCAAAACTAAGTGGATGACAAAAACAGATTCCCAGAAGTCGCCCCCTGGCCTTAAATTCTCCATGGCACCTATGTATctgtgcacacatccacacacacacaccacacaagtttttaaaaatatagattgtGTTCACAGAGCCATCTTGGCACTCGCCGtgcaagtctggtgacctgggttccatccctggagcccacaagTGTGCACAGCATAGGCAGTATATATAACCAGCATAATTCCATTTGTGCCAGTTACACACTGGATGAATCACTACCAATGCATGATGTGGACATTGCATTATCAAGACCTGTTTCTGGTGTCTTTACTTCCACATTTGATAAACTGCTCAGACTCTCCAAGATGAAGATGTGCCATTTGTGCGATCAGATAATATCTCTGGTGTTGTTGGTGTCTTCGAGATCTAGACTGTAACATTCTTGATGACTTGTCTTCTTTTCACTAGCATCCATGAAGAAAGTGAAATCCCTCCGTGATCCCTCTGCCAAGATGTCAAAATCGGACCCCGACAAACTGGCAACTGTTGGAATAACAGACAGCCCGGAGGAGATCGTGAAGAAATTCCGCAAGGCTATGACAGACTTCACATCGGAGGTCACCTACGAGCCGGACAGCAGAGCTGGCGTCTCCAACATGGTGGAGATCCATGCCGCGGTGTCAGGTCTCTCTGTGGAGGAGGTGGTGCGCAGGAGCGCGGGCCTGGACACGGCGCGCTATAAGCTGCTGGTGGCGGATGCTGTGATCGAGAAGTTTGCTCCAATCAGGAGAGAAATTGAGAGACTGAAAATGGATAAGGACTATTTAAAGAAGGTTTTACGTGTTGGATCTGCAAAAGCCAAAGAATTAGCCTATCCTGTGTTGGAGGAGGTGAAGAAATTGGTGGGGATTCTGTAGGAAAGCCAGCCAGTCACCTGCACTCCAGTCAAGACAACTTTCCTCTGGCAGATTTCAGTCTGTACATATTTGGTTTGATGCGTGCTTCCAGTCGATGTTCCAATTTCCATCAGCAAATACTGTTATCAGGAGAGCTGAAGCAGGCACAGCTCTCTGCACCCCGGTTAACTGAGGCACCGTTTTGGGGGATCTTAAGTATTCCCACATACTTGACAGCTAAACAATAACTGAGCTATGATGTGTCGCTGAAGTTTTTtccggtcctgcccagccccacagaccccacaagccacttataaaataatcactcagaagcttatattaattaaaactgcttggccattagctcaggcctgccactgactagttcttacatttaaactaacccatttctgttcatctatatgtcgccacgtttttgtggctttacctgtgtgccattacatgctgctccctggatggcaagctggcatctcctgactcagccttccagccttcccacaattctccttgtctgtttatcccatcTTTACtttctgcctgactactggccaatcagcattttatttatcaaccaatcagagcaacacatttacaacatatagagcaatatccatagcaATGATGTGTGCTTATTTGTGCCATCTTTACTGTGACAGGTGCACTTTGTCTATCTCTAAACCCTTTTTAAAGCTGCACACAGAGGTCCTCTGCTGTAATCATGAATCTGGTAGTTTGGGAGTTCTTCAAAACAGGTTGATTCTTACAGTTTATGTGTCACTGAGATGATGTTTGTCCTCAAGTATTTGAGCGACTTAActtgggccagcaaggtggctcaggctcaaggcacctgctgccaagtctgacagcctgagttcatcCTCAAGACCagtgtggtggaaagagagaattgacccgcaagttgtcctctgacctccattgtGCACcttggtatacacacacacatacacacacacacacacacacacaccaccaccaccaccaccaacaacaacaaataaataaataaaaatataataatctaATACAATAATCTACTTAACTTCCGCTTGTTTCCCAAGAAGCCATGCAGGCTTATTCCAGCAAATGTCGGTCCTTAAATTCGGAGATTCAGGAGGTCAGCATCTGAGAGCATTGTATGGCCTCAGTTTCATTTGCTTATCATGCAGAGCCATgttgtcccgtcccccccccctcccccctttttttgtttgttttttgttttttgagacagggtttctttgtgtagccttggctgtcctggatctctttctgtcgaccaggctggcctggaactcatagagatcctcctgcctctgcctcccaagtgctgggattaaaggcatgtgccatcaccgcctggctggaTCATGTTCTTAATaagcacttttatttttatactcatCTCAGTATAGTCTCACCAACCCCTCCCTCTGGCACACGTTGGAGAGGAGTTATATTTTACACATAGTGGAACCAGGGGGCAGAAGGTAGAATTAGCTCGTACAGCGTCACTAAGTAAGAAGCAGACCCAAGAGTGAAGACCTTTCTCCCTACTCCCACAACGAGTGCTTTCTCCCCAGAGGCCCGATGGAGATGGGTACTAACTAGAAAGACAAAGCCTGAAATAGTGATTTTGTTTCTATTAACTCAGCTAGTGATTTTGTTTGTATCAACTCAGCTAGTTGATacaaacaaaacctcagaagTGGGTCCCAAGACCTCGCTTCTAGATGGCAGAGAcacctgcttgtctctgccggACTCCAGTGGAAGTGAGGACTGAAGCCCCCGATATTACCAGTGAAGGGAAGCTTCTCATCTTATGTCTGCCCCAGTCTCTAGGAAATAACAAACCACCCAGACATAGATCTGCACTTCCATGTTCACACCTGAAGACAGAAATGGCAGTCCTGGCTTGCACACTGAGGCCTCACATCAAGATTGATTTCGCAAGGACCAGCAAGGTGGTTCAGCAGAAAAGGGCGGTTGATGCCAACCAAGCCTGactgcctgagttcagtccctgagatTCACAGAGTAAatggagagaactggctccccaAAGCATGctttgacttacacacacacacacacacacacacacacacacacacagagagagagagagagacagagacagagacgagacagagagagagacaccacaATGGCATATACAAGCCTgtccacatacaaataaatgtttgtttttttaattttaagatttatttcacaGGACACACCTTTGTCACTTAGACAACTGGGACTAGGAGACATGGCATCCCATTGTCAGGATTAAAACACAAACTTGACTCAGGAGAAAGATACATTTTaccttttgtgttgttgttgttggggtggcatgttgttttcttaattgtttatttattagtgtgtgtatttgtgtgggcaGGCTCATGCCAAGGCATGCTACACCTAGCCCGTTATGTgccatgaggaaggagagagacaacacATGGGTATCAAAGATTTTATTAAATCACCACATAAGTGGATCACAAATCAATCAGGGGTGCAGGACAGGGACTCGAGAGCCTTGTTTCTCCTGACAGCCCAAGGAAGGGCAAAACAGGTTTATAAGCATGGAAAATTACAAATACTTGTTGCCAAGTTACGATTATaattttcaccaatcaggatGTAGAGATTAGGGGCTTACTTGAATGTTCCATCATCGTCAACCTTTATACAATGcaagcctttcagtccaaccaatcagattcatttgttcttttagtGGTTAAGAATAGCCATtatgtttctagagaactaaagatgCTTAACAACTATTTGTATGGTTTAGGGAGGAAGTTGATCAGCCATTGGAAAGTTCTCAGTTCGTTTAGGAATCTGAACTTTATTTCACCCTATAGGGTAAAGTATGAAGTCTAAAGTCAAAAAGGCAGTGCTTTAGCcaaggtgcttttgcctgctcccttcGATATCTGTCAGAGTTGGAGGATGATGTATGGGACCAGTTCTCTCCATCCTTCATgggggttccagggatcaaagtcaggtcataAGGCTTAGCATCAGGTATGTTTCCCTGTTGAGCCTTTTACTGGCCCCTACATTTTATCTTTTAGATCTTTGTCAGAGATGTCTGTAATCTGAGGGCATATCACTGGATAAGTTTCTTCCAAGGatctttttactttcattttattttaattttgtttacatttgtgtgtgtgtgtgtgtgtgtgtgtgtgtgtgtgtgtatgtgcatgtgcatgtgcatgcacacatgggtaCATGAGCACATGCTCATGTGCGTATACATACCACAATACATGTGTGACGTCAGAAGACAATGTGCTGGAGCTGGTTTTATTCCGTGGGCTCCAGGGGTCAaactgtcaggcttggcagcaggcacctctaCCTGCTGAAGCATCTCACGAGCACCTTTCACTTGCCCTGTAAAGGAAGCCTGTTAGGAAAACTGGAAATTGTATCTGTCAAACCAGTTGCATGTTTATCTGTGTGGTTTTTACCCCCTGGCAACACTTCCGTCTACCAAGAATTAAAGACAACATGGAAAAGATCTCcaaaagtgggggtgggaggaagcatTAGAACAGGATAACCTCTCTGAGGAGCAAAGTCAGTGCACTGGTAGACTGGAATTGACTGCATCCTGTTATTTAATACTCTTACTGCATAAAGTCTAAATTTGCCATAATAATTAAGATTCTTGCTTAATGCATTAGAGTTCTCCAGGGGAAAAATCAAATAGGacacatagaaacagaaaaaaaaaaaaaaaacagtttattgggggctggagaatggttcagtggttaatgGCATATACTCTTCTTGCCAAGGACATtcggtttggttcccagtacccatgctgggcagctcacaactgcctgtaactctagctctaaggGAATCTGATATCTCTGGACTTAGCATGCACCTAtactatatgtacacacacacacacacacacacacacacacacacacacacacacacatatatatatatccttaaaaAAATTGTTGTATagattggtaaaaaaaaaaaactggagaaaaaaGTCAAAATCATAGTATGTTTGTTATCTTCAATCGTAGGTATCTACTGAGATAGTAGTGTGATCCAGTCCAGATTTAAAGGCTAAATAATCAGTGGTACACTCAGTCCAAGGCTTTCAGAACCTAGAGACTGGGATGGGAGCTCCTGTGTAAGTCCCAGAGTCTGAAGGCCTGGGAACAAACTTTAGCATTTCAAAATGGACCAGCTCAAGGAAAGAACAAGTTGGCCTTTCCCAAGTTTTGAAGTGATCCCTCAATGGATTGGCTGGTGCCTGGCCACATTGACAATGATAAGTCTTTGTTTACTGACTCAGCTTCCAATCTTTTCTAGAAATAACCTTAAATACACCAAAAAGGAAAATAGGAAGTTTTACTAGCTATCTATGCAACGCAAGCTGACACATAATGTCAACTGTTGTACCCAGTCACCTCAAAAAGTCGATCAAAGAACAAAGGCTACAACCTGAATATGTTTTTCACATCTCTTCCCATTTCATTTAcaggcccagaaaaaaaaaatttttttttttttgagacagggtctctacatagccttgaCTGCCCTGgtccactatgtagaccaggctggccttgaactcacagaaattcacctacctctgcttcttggatgctgggattaatgacttGTACCACCATGCTGGTCCAGAgatcttttttaatataaatgaagaattggaaataaatacaaatatggttGACTTCCAAAGGtaattttggtggtttttttttcttatttctttatggAGAATGGGAATGGTAAAATGTTTCAGATAGTAGTGGTCAGGCATCTTGGTGCTCTGTAACTCTGCCTACTGACAAACACAATGAGT contains:
- the Wars2 gene encoding tryptophan--tRNA ligase, mitochondrial isoform X2, encoding MALCSVRKARECWSFIRALHKGPAATPASQKDSVERVFSGIQPTGIPHLGNYLGAIESWVKLQEEYDTVLYSVVDLHSITVPQDPTILQQSILDMTAVLLACGINPEKSILFQQSQTKAAKQKHDGTVGLLTYPVLQAADILCYKSTHVPVGEDQVQHMELVQDLARSFNQKYGELFPLPKSILTSMKKVKSLRDPSAKMSKSDPDKLATVGITDSPEEIVKKFRKAMTDFTSEVTYEPDSRAGVSNMVEIHAAVSGLSVEEVVRRSAGLDTARYKLLVADAVIEKFAPIRREIERLKMDKDYLKKVLRVGSAKAKELAYPVLEEVKKLVGIL
- the Wars2 gene encoding tryptophan--tRNA ligase, mitochondrial isoform X1, which gives rise to MALCSVRKARECWSFIRALHKGPAATPASQKDSVERVFSGIQPTGIPHLGNYLGAIESWVKLQEEYDTVLYSVVDLHSITVPQDPTILQQSILDMTAVLLACGINPEKSILFQQSQVSEHTQLSWILTCMVRLPRLQHLHQWKTKAAKQKHDGTVGLLTYPVLQAADILCYKSTHVPVGEDQVQHMELVQDLARSFNQKYGELFPLPKSILTSMKKVKSLRDPSAKMSKSDPDKLATVGITDSPEEIVKKFRKAMTDFTSEVTYEPDSRAGVSNMVEIHAAVSGLSVEEVVRRSAGLDTARYKLLVADAVIEKFAPIRREIERLKMDKDYLKKVLRVGSAKAKELAYPVLEEVKKLVGIL
- the Wars2 gene encoding tryptophan--tRNA ligase, mitochondrial isoform X3; the encoded protein is MALCSVRKARECWSFIRALHKGPAATPASQVSEHTQLSWILTCMVRLPRLQHLHQWKTKAAKQKHDGTVGLLTYPVLQAADILCYKSTHVPVGEDQVQHMELVQDLARSFNQKYGELFPLPKSILTSMKKVKSLRDPSAKMSKSDPDKLATVGITDSPEEIVKKFRKAMTDFTSEVTYEPDSRAGVSNMVEIHAAVSGLSVEEVVRRSAGLDTARYKLLVADAVIEKFAPIRREIERLKMDKDYLKKVLRVGSAKAKELAYPVLEEVKKLVGIL